In Mongoliitalea daihaiensis, one DNA window encodes the following:
- a CDS encoding ribosomal protein bL12, whose translation MKKFTFIFFILIVTFACQIDTLEDSTALYPEEEQIFEAVFLKNEQNFRVSNSEGVKLQVIRKGNPTRSQIGFRFLVDKDVYPSVSSVEIISLESNADNSNQNSINPLIATSNPSKGKVANISSQFLPSEALTDLLLGFSLVDAKGNYLDEAFFEMTITFNNRNGLNVSFQKSAATEFDVILSSAGAEKLKVVQVLQSELMISDKEAISLIEKMPVIVLARASKEEANQLKAALEAVGATVDLKRAPEGGNDNGDEGEEATEFDVILSSAGAEKLKVVQVLQSELMISDKEAISLIEKMPVVILARASKEEANQLKAALEAVGATVDLKRAPEGGNDDGDEATEFDVILSSAGAEKLKVVQVLQSELMISDKEAISLIEKMPVVVLARASKEEANQLKAALEAVGATVDLKRAPEGGNDDGDEATEFDVILSSAGAEKLKVVQVLQSELMISDKEAISLIEKMPVVVLARASKEEANQLKAALEAVGATVDLK comes from the coding sequence ATGAAAAAATTTACCTTTATCTTTTTTATTCTCATAGTTACGTTTGCTTGTCAGATAGATACTTTGGAGGACAGCACAGCATTATATCCAGAGGAGGAACAGATTTTCGAAGCTGTTTTTCTTAAAAATGAACAAAATTTTCGAGTTAGCAACAGTGAAGGTGTAAAGCTTCAAGTTATTCGTAAAGGTAACCCTACTCGTAGTCAAATTGGGTTTCGATTTTTGGTTGACAAAGATGTTTATCCAAGTGTTTCTAGCGTGGAGATCATTTCTCTAGAGTCAAATGCTGATAATAGCAACCAAAATAGCATCAACCCCTTAATCGCTACTTCCAATCCAAGTAAAGGGAAAGTAGCAAATATCTCAAGTCAATTTCTTCCGAGTGAGGCATTGACTGATTTGCTTTTGGGTTTTTCATTGGTGGATGCCAAAGGAAATTATCTGGATGAAGCTTTTTTTGAAATGACGATTACTTTCAATAATAGAAATGGGTTAAATGTTTCTTTTCAAAAATCGGCAGCTACTGAATTTGATGTTATTTTATCTTCTGCAGGAGCTGAAAAGTTGAAAGTGGTTCAAGTACTTCAATCAGAACTTATGATTTCAGACAAAGAGGCGATTTCTTTGATTGAAAAAATGCCTGTAATTGTTCTAGCGAGAGCAAGTAAAGAAGAAGCCAATCAACTCAAAGCCGCACTCGAAGCAGTAGGAGCTACGGTAGATTTAAAAAGAGCGCCTGAAGGGGGAAATGATAATGGAGATGAGGGAGAAGAAGCTACTGAATTTGATGTTATTTTATCTTCTGCCGGAGCTGAAAAATTGAAAGTGGTTCAAGTACTTCAATCAGAACTTATGATTTCAGACAAAGAGGCAATTTCATTGATTGAAAAAATGCCTGTAGTTATTCTAGCGAGAGCAAGTAAAGAAGAAGCCAATCAACTCAAAGCCGCACTCGAAGCAGTAGGAGCTACGGTAGATTTAAAAAGAGCGCCTGAAGGGGGAAATGATGATGGAGATGAGGCTACTGAATTTGATGTTATTTTATCTTCCGCCGGAGCTGAAAAGTTGAAAGTGGTTCAAGTACTTCAATCAGAACTTATGATTTCAGACAAAGAGGCGATTTCTTTGATTGAAAAAATGCCTGTAGTTGTTCTAGCGAGAGCAAGTAAAGAAGAAGCCAATCAACTCAAAGCCGCACTCGAAGCAGTAGGGGCTACAGTAGATTTAAAAAGAGCGCCTGAAGGGGGAAATGATGATGGAGATGAGGCTACTGAATTTGATGTTATTTTATCTTCCGCCGGAGCTGAAAAGTTGAAAGTGGTTCAAGTACTTCAATCAGAACTTATGATTTCAGACAAAGAGGCGATTTCTTTGATTGAAAAAATGCCTGTAGTTGTTCTAGCGAGAGCAAGTAAAGAAGAAGCCAATCAACTCAAAGCCGCACTCGAAGCAGTAGGAGCTACGGTGGATTTAAAATAA
- a CDS encoding M20/M25/M40 family metallo-hydrolase: MNSFMNYKTNISSLILVWLLAVGQVFAQESVNLEMMHRIKNEGMRNSQIQDLSFHLTDYLGPRLSGSTNLRNSRNWTAEKFKEWGLSNVRIDSYGDFGRGWDVKKAYIAMKEPYYAQIIGYPKAWTDGTNGFISDEVILLEINSDADFDKYRGKLKGKVIMTPANLTVNPAFEAEAKRWTDEELESRKTIPVGNMPSRYTPEMMAQMRAARELDMKLTAFLLEEQVGLRLTGTRGSFGTVFHTRSGSFSKDIKPTVPEMEIAAEHYGRMYRLIKNGKKVSIEAEIEVGWLDDDYAGYNVLAEIPGTDKTLKPEIVMLGAHLDSWHAGTGANDNAAGVVVMMEAIRILKTLDYQPKRTIRIALWGEEEQGLYGSRGYVQKYVADRSTKEKKAEWDKISAYYNFDNGSGKIRGIYLEGNDMLVPIFEKWFEPFHEMGANTITRRNTGSTDHVAFDAVGVPGFQFIQDPIDYGKGYHTNMDLYERMQFSDMTQAAIIIAAMVYNTAERQEKLPRKPW; encoded by the coding sequence ATGAACAGTTTTATGAACTACAAGACCAACATTTCAAGCCTGATTTTGGTATGGCTTTTGGCCGTAGGGCAGGTGTTTGCCCAAGAGTCAGTCAATTTGGAAATGATGCATCGCATCAAAAACGAAGGAATGCGAAATTCCCAGATTCAGGACTTATCATTTCATCTGACGGACTATCTAGGTCCTCGATTGTCCGGTTCAACTAATCTCCGCAATTCTAGAAACTGGACTGCTGAAAAATTCAAAGAGTGGGGGTTGAGTAATGTACGCATTGATTCCTATGGAGATTTTGGTAGAGGTTGGGATGTTAAAAAAGCTTACATCGCTATGAAAGAACCTTATTATGCGCAGATCATTGGCTATCCTAAAGCATGGACGGATGGTACCAATGGCTTTATTTCAGATGAGGTTATTCTATTGGAGATCAATTCAGATGCTGACTTTGATAAATACAGAGGAAAGTTAAAAGGTAAAGTTATCATGACTCCTGCAAACTTGACTGTTAACCCCGCTTTTGAGGCTGAAGCCAAAAGATGGACTGATGAGGAACTCGAAAGTAGGAAAACGATTCCTGTAGGCAACATGCCTTCTCGTTATACACCAGAAATGATGGCACAGATGAGAGCAGCTAGAGAGTTGGATATGAAATTAACGGCATTCTTGCTGGAAGAGCAAGTAGGGCTTCGTCTAACAGGAACCCGTGGAAGCTTTGGTACTGTATTTCATACCCGTTCGGGCTCTTTCAGTAAGGACATCAAGCCTACTGTTCCAGAAATGGAAATTGCAGCAGAACATTATGGAAGAATGTATCGCTTAATCAAAAATGGTAAAAAAGTTAGCATTGAGGCTGAAATAGAAGTAGGCTGGCTGGATGACGATTATGCTGGATACAATGTATTGGCTGAAATCCCAGGAACAGACAAAACCTTGAAACCTGAGATTGTGATGTTAGGAGCGCATTTGGATAGCTGGCATGCAGGGACCGGCGCTAATGACAATGCCGCTGGTGTGGTAGTCATGATGGAAGCCATCCGTATTTTAAAAACATTAGACTATCAGCCTAAGCGTACTATTCGTATTGCCCTGTGGGGAGAAGAGGAGCAAGGGCTCTATGGTTCCAGAGGTTATGTGCAGAAATATGTAGCCGACAGGTCTACCAAAGAGAAAAAAGCAGAGTGGGATAAGATTTCAGCATATTATAATTTTGATAATGGTTCTGGAAAAATCAGAGGAATTTATTTAGAAGGAAACGATATGCTCGTTCCGATTTTTGAAAAATGGTTTGAGCCATTTCATGAAATGGGAGCCAATACGATCACCAGAAGAAATACAGGATCTACAGATCACGTCGCATTTGATGCAGTAGGCGTACCTGGATTCCAGTTTATCCAAGACCCCATTGACTATGGAAAAGGATATCATACCAATATGGATCTTTATGAGCGCATGCAATTTAGCGATATGACCCAAGCTGCTATCATCATTGCAGCCATGGTATACAATACTGCTGAAAGACAAGAAAAATTACCAAGAAAACCTTGGTAA
- a CDS encoding acyl-CoA dehydrogenase family protein, producing MYNVPRMIFSEEHDLFRQSVRDFIAKEISPNNADWEKNKMVSRESWKKLGENGFLCMQAPEEFGGLGLTDFRYNAIFTEELGLSGCSGPAIGYPLHSDIVFPYIMHYGTEAAKTKYIPGMISGDLIAAVAMTEPGAGSDLQAIRSTAEDKGDHYLINGSKTFITNGYLCDVVVVAAKTDPSLGAKGISLFVVDKDMTGFSKGVPFEKVGLHAQDTCELFFEDVKVPKENLLGKVGEGFKYLMTELAQERLVVGLAAIALAESAFLSTVDYVKSRPAFGKMVSDFQNTRFKIAEMAAKLEQGRIYADQLVSLHNAGKLDSAMASAAKYLLTELQCSVSDECVQLHGGYGYMWEYSVARAFADARVQRIYAGTNEIMKELIARKILK from the coding sequence ATGTACAATGTCCCTAGAATGATTTTTTCAGAGGAGCACGATCTTTTTCGTCAATCTGTGAGAGATTTTATTGCCAAAGAAATTAGTCCTAATAATGCGGACTGGGAGAAGAATAAGATGGTTTCCCGTGAATCTTGGAAAAAACTCGGTGAAAATGGGTTTTTATGCATGCAAGCTCCAGAAGAATTTGGAGGCTTAGGCCTAACCGATTTTAGATACAACGCGATTTTTACAGAAGAATTAGGACTTTCCGGTTGTTCAGGCCCAGCTATTGGGTATCCATTGCACTCCGATATCGTATTTCCTTACATCATGCATTATGGTACCGAAGCGGCTAAGACCAAATACATTCCAGGTATGATATCGGGTGATTTGATCGCGGCGGTGGCAATGACCGAACCGGGCGCAGGTTCTGACTTACAAGCCATTCGTTCTACGGCAGAAGACAAAGGGGATCATTACTTAATCAATGGATCCAAAACCTTCATTACCAACGGCTATCTCTGTGATGTAGTAGTGGTGGCAGCCAAAACAGATCCAAGTTTAGGGGCAAAAGGAATCAGTTTGTTTGTGGTTGATAAAGACATGACAGGTTTTTCAAAGGGTGTTCCTTTCGAGAAAGTTGGTTTGCACGCACAGGATACCTGCGAATTATTTTTTGAGGATGTCAAGGTTCCCAAAGAAAATTTACTGGGAAAAGTAGGAGAGGGTTTCAAATACTTGATGACAGAGCTTGCCCAAGAGCGATTGGTGGTAGGATTAGCTGCCATTGCATTGGCTGAATCTGCATTTTTGAGTACCGTAGATTACGTGAAAAGTAGACCCGCATTTGGGAAGATGGTCTCTGACTTCCAAAATACCCGTTTTAAAATCGCTGAAATGGCAGCTAAATTAGAGCAAGGGAGAATTTATGCGGATCAATTAGTTAGTTTACACAATGCTGGCAAATTAGATTCTGCCATGGCCTCTGCTGCAAAATATTTGCTTACAGAATTGCAATGTTCGGTTTCGGATGAGTGTGTTCAACTGCATGGAGGCTACGGATACATGTGGGAATACTCCGTGGCTCGTGCGTTTGCAGATGCACGTGTACAGCGAATCTACGCCGGCACCAACGAAATTATGAAAGAGTTAATCGCTCGTAAAATTTTAAAGTAA
- a CDS encoding AMP-binding protein: MHNFPWFKFYPSAVDSEVNVTQYSSVVNLFEESVKKYKNSIAYECMGKTITFSELDDLSKKFASYLQNDLNMKKGDRVAIQMPNCLQYPVALFGTLRAGMIVVNTNPLYTPPEMKHQFQDAGVEAIIIVANFASNLEKIRQELNAKHVIVTELGDLLGGLKGTIVNFVVKHIKKMVPAFNLPRSIQWKRMMDKADSSKFRRQELALTDTAFLQYTGGTTGVSKGAELTHGNIVANMQQISAWMKPKLVEKEEIVITALPLYHIFALTVNCLAMLKIGAHNVLITNPRDMPGFIKELSKKKFTVITGVNTLFNGLLNQDAFTKLDFSSLKIAVGGGMAVQQATAEKWEKVTGTPLAEGYGLTETSPVATCNPIDGTERIGTIGIPLPNTDIKVIDDNGIDLPVGERGELCIKGPQVMKGYWNRSEETAKVMDGEWFKTGDVAVIDKDGFVKIVDRKKEMILVSGFNVYPNEVENAIALHPKVLETGVIGMPDDKSTEKVVAYVVAKDASLTSEELIAHCRENLTNYKVPREVYFAEELPKTNVGKILRRKIKEMHEKKG, from the coding sequence ATGCATAATTTCCCATGGTTTAAATTTTACCCATCAGCAGTAGATTCCGAAGTAAATGTCACCCAATACAGTTCGGTTGTCAACTTGTTTGAAGAAAGTGTTAAGAAATATAAAAATTCTATCGCGTATGAGTGTATGGGTAAAACCATCACCTTTAGTGAGTTGGATGATTTATCCAAAAAGTTTGCTTCCTATCTTCAAAATGATTTAAATATGAAGAAAGGTGACCGCGTAGCCATACAAATGCCTAACTGTTTGCAGTATCCGGTAGCGTTATTCGGCACCCTTCGGGCAGGGATGATTGTAGTCAATACCAATCCATTATACACTCCTCCAGAAATGAAACATCAATTTCAGGATGCCGGTGTTGAAGCAATCATCATAGTGGCAAATTTTGCGTCCAACCTTGAAAAAATCAGACAAGAACTGAATGCCAAACATGTAATTGTCACCGAATTGGGAGACTTATTGGGAGGACTCAAAGGAACAATCGTCAATTTTGTAGTCAAGCATATTAAAAAGATGGTGCCTGCCTTCAACCTTCCTAGATCCATCCAATGGAAGAGGATGATGGATAAGGCTGACAGTTCTAAATTTAGACGTCAGGAACTAGCACTAACCGACACTGCTTTCTTGCAATACACTGGTGGGACCACAGGTGTATCCAAAGGTGCGGAATTAACTCATGGGAATATCGTTGCCAATATGCAGCAGATTTCTGCATGGATGAAACCAAAGTTGGTGGAAAAAGAAGAGATTGTTATCACAGCTTTACCTTTATACCACATCTTTGCATTGACCGTCAATTGCTTAGCCATGCTAAAAATAGGTGCTCATAACGTATTGATTACCAATCCAAGAGACATGCCTGGCTTTATCAAAGAATTAAGTAAAAAGAAGTTTACTGTCATCACAGGTGTCAATACTTTATTCAATGGTTTATTGAATCAAGACGCATTCACCAAATTGGACTTTTCATCTTTGAAAATCGCTGTTGGTGGAGGTATGGCTGTTCAACAAGCCACTGCTGAAAAGTGGGAGAAAGTTACTGGTACTCCTTTGGCTGAAGGCTACGGACTTACAGAAACTTCACCTGTAGCCACCTGTAATCCGATCGATGGAACAGAACGCATTGGTACTATTGGGATTCCTCTACCAAATACCGATATCAAGGTCATCGATGACAATGGTATAGATTTACCGGTAGGAGAACGTGGGGAACTGTGTATCAAAGGTCCTCAGGTGATGAAAGGCTACTGGAATCGATCAGAAGAAACAGCCAAGGTCATGGATGGAGAATGGTTTAAAACTGGAGATGTTGCTGTCATAGATAAAGATGGATTTGTGAAAATCGTTGATCGAAAGAAGGAAATGATTTTGGTTTCTGGTTTCAATGTGTATCCAAATGAGGTTGAAAATGCCATTGCTCTGCATCCAAAAGTTTTGGAAACCGGTGTAATTGGCATGCCTGATGATAAGTCTACTGAAAAAGTGGTAGCATATGTAGTGGCTAAGGATGCTTCTCTGACTTCTGAGGAATTAATTGCTCATTGCAGGGAAAATTTGACCAATTACAAAGTCCCAAGGGAGGTTTATTTTGCCGAGGAACTTCCAAAAACCAATGTAGGCAAAATCCTTCGACGTAAGATCAAGGAAATGCACGAGAAAAAGGGCTAA